The following proteins come from a genomic window of Achromobacter sp. AONIH1:
- the recQ gene encoding DNA helicase RecQ — MSDARALEILQRVFGYESFRGDQQAIVDQVIGGGDALVLMPTGGGKSLCYQIPSLVREGTGIVVSPLIALMQDQVDALTELGVRAAFLNSTQEWQVARDVERAFLAGELDLLYVAPERLLTDRCLQLLERGRIALFAIDEAHCVSQWGHDFRPEYLGLSMLHERWPDVPRIALTATATAATRSEIAQRLSLDEARHFVSSFDRPNIRYRIVEKNEVRKQLLDMIQNEHEGESGVVYCLSRARVEETAEFLCNQGIDAMPYHAGLSAQVRATNQSRFLREDGVVMVATIAFGMGIDKPDVRFVAHIDLPKSVEGYYQETGRAGRDGLPATAWLAYGLQDVVQQRRMIDESPGDEAYRRRLGQQLDAMLGLCETVECRRVRLLAYFGQHISACGNCDVCLDPPQAWDGTVAAQKVLSAVYRLWKERGQRYGAGHIIDILRGKSTERTKQHGHETLSVFGVGADLSDTAWRGVLRQLLAQGLLTVDNEGYGTLALTEGSRAVLKGEHQLMLRRESEKKGRASKTGSGRAKAAAVDLPPELQPLFEALRAWRGEVAKSHGVPAYVIFHDATLREIALAQPETLDALSHISGVGARKLEAYGEEILQRVARPIV; from the coding sequence ATGTCTGACGCGCGCGCCCTTGAAATCCTGCAGCGCGTCTTCGGTTACGAATCCTTCCGCGGCGACCAGCAAGCCATCGTCGACCAGGTGATCGGCGGCGGCGACGCGCTCGTGCTCATGCCCACCGGCGGCGGCAAGTCGCTGTGCTACCAGATCCCCTCGCTGGTGCGCGAAGGCACCGGCATCGTCGTATCGCCGCTGATCGCGCTGATGCAGGATCAGGTCGACGCGCTGACCGAACTCGGCGTGCGCGCCGCGTTCCTGAACTCGACCCAGGAATGGCAGGTCGCCCGCGACGTGGAACGCGCCTTCCTGGCGGGCGAGCTGGACCTGCTGTACGTCGCGCCGGAACGCCTCTTGACCGACCGCTGCCTGCAGCTGCTGGAACGCGGCCGCATCGCGCTGTTCGCCATCGACGAGGCGCACTGCGTATCCCAATGGGGCCATGACTTCCGGCCGGAATACCTGGGCCTGTCCATGCTGCACGAGCGCTGGCCCGATGTGCCGCGCATCGCGCTGACGGCCACCGCCACCGCGGCCACCCGAAGCGAAATCGCGCAGCGCCTGTCGCTGGACGAGGCGCGCCATTTCGTCTCCAGCTTCGACCGCCCCAACATCCGCTACCGCATCGTCGAGAAGAACGAGGTGCGCAAGCAGCTGCTGGACATGATCCAGAACGAACACGAAGGCGAATCGGGCGTGGTCTATTGCCTGTCGCGCGCCCGGGTCGAGGAAACCGCCGAATTCCTGTGCAACCAGGGCATCGACGCCATGCCCTACCACGCCGGCCTGAGCGCCCAGGTGCGCGCCACCAACCAGTCGCGCTTTCTGCGCGAGGACGGCGTGGTCATGGTGGCCACCATCGCCTTCGGCATGGGCATCGACAAGCCCGACGTGCGCTTCGTGGCCCACATCGACCTGCCCAAGTCGGTCGAAGGCTACTACCAGGAAACCGGCCGCGCCGGCCGCGACGGCCTGCCCGCCACCGCCTGGTTGGCCTACGGCCTGCAGGACGTGGTGCAGCAGCGCCGCATGATCGACGAATCGCCTGGCGATGAAGCCTATCGCCGGCGCCTGGGCCAGCAGCTCGACGCCATGCTGGGCCTGTGCGAGACGGTCGAATGCCGCCGCGTGCGGCTGCTGGCCTACTTCGGCCAGCACATCAGCGCCTGCGGCAACTGCGACGTCTGCCTGGACCCGCCGCAGGCCTGGGACGGCACGGTGGCGGCGCAGAAAGTGCTGTCGGCCGTGTACCGTCTATGGAAGGAACGCGGCCAGCGCTACGGCGCCGGCCACATCATCGATATCCTGCGCGGCAAGTCCACCGAGCGCACCAAGCAGCACGGCCACGAGACGCTGAGCGTCTTCGGCGTCGGCGCCGACCTGAGCGACACCGCCTGGCGCGGCGTGCTGCGCCAACTGCTGGCGCAGGGCCTGCTGACCGTGGACAACGAGGGGTACGGCACGCTGGCGCTGACCGAAGGCAGCCGCGCCGTGCTCAAGGGCGAGCACCAGCTCATGCTACGTCGCGAATCCGAAAAGAAGGGCCGCGCGAGCAAGACCGGCAGCGGACGCGCCAAGGCCGCCGCCGTGGACCTGCCGCCGGAACTGCAACCGCTGTTCGAGGCGCTGCGCGCCTGGCGCGGCGAAGTGGCCAAGAGCCACGGCGTGCCGGCCTACGTCATCTTCCACGACGCCACGCTGCGCGAGATCGCGCTGGCCCAGCCCGAGACGCTGGACGCGCTCAGCCACATCAGCGGCGTGGGCGCGCGCAAGCTCGAAGCCTACGGCGAGGAAATCCTGCAGCGGGTGGCTCGGCCCATCGTCTGA
- a CDS encoding fimbrial protein yields the protein MAVPAPWRGRLSCVALTAACACPLAPAVGGPLEAPSTYPPYAGAPQYAARGIGALSPVQPVPVRPAPSFDNRAVPLDPTPCDLRPAEPGQDSAVQPPPGQAPEDGAAIPGLGASLSGDGSGDAAPPAAPLGCGQEAPPEPPPEYALDLESADIPRGPVMVYSGVSRRSRAWFSSVGGQGGLRYGDQNWIYRDTSGPAVAVGNLNTNAPFWGSAAPVGGLQISNWTGSGAALPEGRFGYSSSVGRLNRMDPGASSGAVDYGASVGSGTVRYGLTPALTVEGQMQSAPTLTTRGMGTTYQAGDYGTIQAGATQSSFDAVNAWRYRFGYNVDVSENLNLGYTNEQIGAGFGDLSNYGGGGVGTAQTRNTLSAGVPIHGWGTLSGTYSGLREGTTLSSQRVGLAHSMFVAPTVKLAVGADRDILTGNYEWRANLSMPVDTFMRGTWLQW from the coding sequence ATGGCCGTTCCCGCACCCTGGCGCGGGCGGCTGTCGTGTGTCGCGCTGACGGCGGCTTGCGCCTGCCCGCTGGCGCCGGCCGTCGGCGGTCCGCTCGAAGCGCCCTCAACCTATCCGCCCTACGCCGGCGCCCCGCAATATGCCGCCCGCGGCATCGGCGCGCTGTCGCCCGTGCAGCCGGTGCCGGTGCGTCCGGCTCCGTCCTTCGACAATCGCGCCGTGCCGCTGGACCCCACGCCCTGCGACCTTCGGCCGGCCGAACCCGGTCAGGACAGCGCCGTGCAGCCGCCCCCTGGCCAGGCCCCGGAAGACGGCGCCGCGATCCCCGGCCTGGGCGCCTCGCTGTCCGGCGATGGCAGCGGTGACGCCGCGCCCCCCGCCGCTCCGCTAGGCTGCGGCCAGGAGGCGCCGCCCGAACCGCCGCCGGAATATGCGCTGGACCTGGAGAGCGCCGACATCCCCCGCGGCCCGGTGATGGTGTACTCCGGCGTCTCGCGGCGCTCGCGCGCCTGGTTTTCCTCGGTCGGCGGACAAGGCGGGCTGCGCTACGGCGACCAGAACTGGATCTACCGCGACACCAGCGGCCCGGCCGTGGCGGTCGGCAACCTGAATACCAACGCCCCGTTCTGGGGCAGCGCGGCGCCGGTCGGCGGCCTGCAGATCTCGAACTGGACAGGTTCAGGCGCCGCCTTGCCGGAAGGCCGCTTCGGCTACTCCTCGTCGGTCGGCCGGCTCAACCGCATGGACCCCGGCGCCAGTTCCGGCGCCGTCGACTACGGCGCCTCGGTGGGCAGCGGCACGGTACGCTACGGCCTGACGCCGGCGCTCACCGTCGAGGGCCAGATGCAGAGCGCGCCCACCCTGACCACCCGCGGCATGGGCACCACCTACCAGGCTGGCGACTACGGCACGATCCAGGCCGGCGCCACGCAAAGCTCCTTCGACGCGGTCAACGCCTGGCGCTACCGCTTCGGCTACAACGTCGACGTGTCCGAGAACCTGAACCTGGGCTATACCAACGAGCAGATCGGCGCCGGCTTCGGCGACCTGTCCAACTACGGCGGCGGCGGCGTGGGCACCGCGCAGACCCGCAACACGCTGTCCGCCGGCGTGCCCATCCATGGCTGGGGCACGCTCAGCGGCACCTATTCCGGCTTGCGCGAAGGCACCACGCTGTCATCGCAGCGCGTCGGCCTGGCGCACAGCATGTTCGTGGCGCCGACCGTGAAGCTGGCGGTGGGAGCGGACCGCGACATCCTTACCGGCAATTACGAATGGCGCGCCAACCTGAGCATGCCGGTGGACACCTTCATGCGCGGCACCTGGCTGCAGTGGTAG
- a CDS encoding response regulator, which translates to MENPHTKLLVVDDDPALRQLLADYLNRHGYDTLLAPDASDLANRITRYAPDLLVLDRMLPGGDGADACRRLREQGEDIPVILLTARDEAVDRIIGLEAGADDYVGKPFDPRELLARIEAVLRRKRGPSALTKDAPVAFGPFVFDPATRQLSREQVVVKLTGGEINLLEALVRNAGKPLSRERLLALARDDDGGERNDRAIDIAILRLRRVIETDPKQPRWIQTVWGIGYRFSP; encoded by the coding sequence ATGGAAAATCCCCACACCAAATTGCTGGTTGTCGATGACGACCCGGCGTTGCGGCAATTGCTGGCCGATTACCTGAACCGGCACGGCTACGACACCTTGCTGGCGCCGGACGCCAGCGACCTGGCCAATCGCATCACCCGTTATGCGCCCGACCTGCTGGTCCTGGACCGGATGCTGCCCGGCGGCGACGGCGCCGACGCCTGCCGCCGGCTGCGCGAGCAGGGCGAAGACATCCCCGTCATCCTGCTGACCGCGCGCGACGAGGCGGTGGACCGGATCATCGGCCTGGAGGCCGGCGCCGATGATTATGTCGGCAAGCCCTTCGATCCGCGCGAATTGCTGGCGCGCATCGAGGCCGTGCTGCGCCGCAAGCGCGGTCCGTCCGCATTGACCAAGGATGCGCCGGTCGCTTTCGGCCCCTTCGTGTTCGATCCCGCCACCCGCCAGCTGTCGCGCGAGCAGGTGGTGGTCAAGCTGACCGGTGGCGAAATCAATCTGCTCGAGGCGCTGGTGCGCAACGCCGGCAAGCCGCTGTCGCGCGAGCGCCTGCTGGCGCTGGCGCGCGACGACGATGGCGGCGAGCGCAACGACCGGGCCATCGACATCGCCATCCTGCGGCTGCGCCGCGTGATCGAGACCGATCCCAAGCAGCCGCGCTGGATACAGACGGTCTGGGGCATCGGCTACCGCTTTTCCCCATAG
- a CDS encoding ATP-binding protein — protein MRFSLGFLVPRSLRARLILLILGAVLLTQAATLVTVTYFRHKFMEDVAIGYIVTTIRTLRAAVSQVPAEERAEFVRAASQNQWRLWSRVLPVEARLQRFGGRHPPPPRGGPRPPPVNATPVPRAPGDMTREEDEERSAARAAERMLDRREGGSPYRSEVDDVRRDLRGLVQQLNERLNDGTRVALSRGPTPEIFISLAPNSDSEDVPRLREWLVIPLERLDPPVSTPLAAAWLGGLGLLLLLAVGFSWHITRPLTRLADAADRLAAGQPQRVDPAGPTETRALGERFNAMLDALAESDSVRRTLLAGLPHDLKGPLSRMWLRIELADDSKLKDGLRADLQDMQHMVDQFIGFVRGTDPAAYRYASMALQDWLGERVRAWQGAGTDIRLHGVEDPALVVQADAVALGRLLDNLIGNALNHGAPPVDVSLHREGRHAVLDVADHGPGIAPERRREALRPFSRLDDARTRTGSVGLGLALAEAIARAHGGSLELRQADSGGLCVRVRLPLSEAA, from the coding sequence ATGCGATTCTCTCTTGGGTTCCTGGTGCCGCGCTCCTTGCGTGCGCGGCTGATTCTGCTGATCCTGGGGGCGGTGCTGCTGACGCAGGCCGCCACGCTGGTCACGGTCACGTACTTCCGCCACAAGTTCATGGAAGACGTGGCCATCGGCTATATCGTGACCACGATCCGCACCTTGCGCGCGGCCGTTTCGCAGGTGCCGGCCGAGGAGCGCGCGGAATTCGTGCGCGCGGCCTCGCAGAACCAGTGGCGGCTGTGGTCGCGGGTGCTGCCGGTCGAGGCGCGGCTGCAGCGCTTCGGCGGCCGCCATCCGCCGCCGCCCCGGGGCGGGCCGAGGCCGCCGCCGGTCAACGCCACGCCCGTGCCGCGCGCGCCGGGGGACATGACCCGCGAGGAAGACGAGGAACGCTCCGCCGCCCGCGCGGCCGAGCGCATGCTCGACCGCCGCGAAGGCGGCTCGCCCTATCGGTCCGAGGTCGATGATGTCCGCCGCGACCTGCGTGGACTGGTGCAGCAGCTCAATGAACGCCTGAACGACGGCACGCGCGTGGCCCTGTCGCGCGGCCCCACGCCCGAGATCTTCATTTCGCTGGCGCCCAATTCCGACAGCGAGGACGTGCCGCGCCTGCGCGAATGGCTGGTGATCCCGCTGGAGCGGCTGGACCCGCCCGTGTCGACGCCGCTGGCCGCGGCCTGGCTGGGCGGCCTGGGCCTGCTGCTGTTGCTGGCAGTCGGGTTTTCCTGGCACATCACGCGTCCGCTCACGCGCCTGGCCGACGCCGCCGACCGCCTGGCCGCCGGACAGCCGCAACGCGTGGATCCCGCCGGTCCGACCGAGACCCGGGCGCTGGGCGAGCGTTTCAACGCCATGCTGGACGCGCTGGCCGAATCGGATTCCGTGCGGCGCACGTTGCTGGCCGGACTGCCGCATGACCTGAAGGGGCCCTTGTCCCGCATGTGGCTGCGCATCGAGCTGGCCGACGATTCCAAGCTCAAGGACGGCCTGCGCGCGGATCTCCAGGACATGCAGCACATGGTCGACCAGTTCATCGGCTTCGTGCGCGGCACCGATCCGGCGGCCTACCGGTATGCGTCCATGGCGCTGCAGGACTGGCTGGGCGAGCGCGTGCGCGCCTGGCAGGGCGCGGGCACCGACATCCGGCTGCACGGCGTCGAGGATCCGGCCCTGGTGGTGCAGGCGGACGCCGTCGCGCTGGGCCGCCTGCTGGACAACCTGATCGGTAATGCGCTGAACCACGGCGCACCCCCGGTCGACGTCAGCCTGCACCGGGAGGGGCGCCACGCGGTGCTGGACGTGGCCGACCACGGGCCGGGCATCGCGCCCGAGCGCCGCCGCGAGGCACTGCGGCCCTTCAGCCGCCTGGATGACGCCCGCACCCGCACCGGCAGCGTGGGCCTGGGGCTGGCGCTGGCCGAGGCCATCGCCCGCGCCCACGGCGGCTCGCTGGAATTGCGTCAGGCCGACTCGGGCGGCTTGTGCGTGCGCGTGCGCCTGCCCCTGTCGGAAGCCGCCTAG
- the ruvB gene encoding Holliday junction branch migration DNA helicase RuvB → MAIQSDSLSSRPDAARIVAPQPASPNEESIERALRPKALQEYVGQQRAREQLEIFIAAARKRGEALDHVLLFGPPGLGKTTLAHIIAHEMGVQLRQTSGPVLERPGDLAALLTNLEKNDVLFIDEIHRLSPVVEEILYPALEDFQIDIMIGEGPAARSVKLDLQPFTLVGATTRAGMLTNPLRDRFGIVSRLEFYNAADLGHIVTRSAGLLNAEITPDGAAEVARRARGTPRIANRLLRRVRDYAEVKARGTIDADVAGRALAMLEVDPQGLDLMDRKLLEAIIHKFDGGPVGVDSLAAAIGEERDTIEDVIEPYLIQHGYLQRTPRGRTATLTTWRHLGLTPPAGAASGSGDLFGK, encoded by the coding sequence ATGGCCATCCAGTCCGATTCGCTCTCCTCCCGTCCCGACGCCGCCCGCATCGTGGCGCCCCAGCCCGCGTCGCCCAACGAGGAATCCATCGAGCGCGCCCTGCGGCCCAAGGCGCTGCAGGAGTACGTCGGCCAGCAGCGCGCGCGCGAACAGCTCGAGATCTTCATCGCCGCCGCTCGCAAGCGCGGCGAGGCGCTGGACCACGTGCTGCTGTTCGGCCCGCCGGGCCTGGGCAAGACCACGCTGGCCCACATCATCGCGCATGAAATGGGAGTGCAGCTGCGCCAGACCTCCGGCCCGGTGCTGGAGCGTCCCGGCGACCTGGCCGCGCTGCTGACCAACCTGGAAAAGAACGACGTCCTGTTCATCGACGAGATCCACCGCCTGTCGCCCGTGGTCGAGGAAATCCTGTACCCGGCGCTGGAGGATTTCCAGATCGACATCATGATCGGCGAGGGCCCCGCCGCGCGCAGCGTCAAGCTGGACCTGCAGCCCTTCACGCTGGTGGGCGCCACCACCCGCGCCGGCATGCTGACCAATCCGTTGCGTGACCGCTTCGGCATCGTCTCGCGGCTGGAGTTCTACAACGCCGCCGACCTGGGCCACATCGTCACGCGCAGCGCGGGCCTGCTCAACGCCGAAATCACGCCGGACGGCGCCGCCGAGGTCGCGCGCCGCGCCCGGGGCACGCCCCGCATCGCCAACCGCCTGCTGCGGCGCGTGCGCGATTACGCCGAGGTCAAGGCGCGCGGCACCATCGACGCCGACGTGGCGGGCCGCGCCCTGGCCATGCTGGAAGTCGATCCGCAAGGGCTGGACCTGATGGACCGCAAGCTGCTGGAAGCCATCATCCACAAGTTCGACGGCGGACCGGTGGGCGTGGACAGCCTGGCGGCGGCCATCGGCGAAGAGCGCGACACCATCGAGGACGTGATCGAGCCCTACCTGATCCAGCACGGCTATCTGCAGCGCACGCCGCGCGGCCGCACCGCCACGCTGACCACCTGGCGTCATCTCGGGCTGACGCCGCCTGCCGGCGCGGCCAGCGGTAGCGGGGATCTGTTCGGCAAGTAG
- a CDS encoding threo-3-hydroxy-L-aspartate ammonia-lyase, translating to MQPDLPTNLPSYDDIVRASERLAGHAHRTPVLTSATADAIAGASLFFKCENFQRMGAFKFRGGYNAIARLTPAQRAAGVVTFSSGNHAQAIALASRMQGVQATIIMPLDAPAAKRAATEGYGGKIVTYDRYTEDREEIARRIQAETGATLIPPYDHEDVIAGQGTAAKELFEEVGELDYLFVCLGGGGLLSGSALAAYALSPRCLVYGVEPEAGNDGQQSLRKGEVVRIPAPKTLADGAATTHLGNLTFPLIQKYVRDIVTVTDDQLVATMKFFAERMKMVVEPTGCLSTAAVLQNVVPVRGARVGIVISGGNVDLPAYAKLLSI from the coding sequence ATGCAGCCTGATTTGCCCACGAATCTCCCCAGCTACGACGATATCGTCCGCGCCAGCGAGCGCCTGGCCGGCCACGCGCACCGCACGCCCGTGCTGACCTCGGCCACCGCCGACGCGATCGCCGGGGCCTCGCTGTTCTTCAAGTGCGAGAATTTCCAGCGCATGGGCGCGTTCAAGTTTCGCGGCGGCTACAACGCCATCGCGCGCCTGACCCCGGCGCAGCGCGCCGCCGGCGTGGTGACGTTCTCGTCCGGCAACCACGCCCAGGCCATCGCGCTGGCTTCGCGCATGCAGGGCGTGCAGGCCACCATCATCATGCCGCTGGACGCTCCCGCGGCCAAGCGCGCCGCCACCGAGGGCTACGGCGGCAAGATCGTGACCTACGACCGCTACACCGAGGACCGCGAGGAAATCGCCCGCCGCATCCAGGCCGAGACCGGCGCCACGCTGATCCCGCCTTATGACCACGAGGACGTGATCGCGGGGCAGGGCACGGCGGCCAAGGAACTGTTTGAGGAAGTGGGCGAGCTGGATTACCTGTTCGTCTGCCTGGGCGGCGGCGGGTTGCTGAGCGGATCGGCGCTGGCCGCCTATGCGCTGAGCCCGCGCTGCCTGGTCTACGGCGTGGAGCCCGAGGCCGGCAACGACGGCCAGCAATCGCTGCGCAAGGGTGAAGTGGTCCGAATTCCCGCGCCCAAGACCCTGGCCGACGGCGCCGCCACGACCCACCTGGGCAACCTGACCTTCCCGCTCATCCAGAAGTACGTGCGCGACATCGTCACCGTGACCGACGATCAGCTGGTGGCGACCATGAAGTTCTTCGCCGAAAGGATGAAGATGGTGGTGGAGCCGACCGGCTGCCTGTCCACCGCGGCCGTGCTGCAGAACGTGGTGCCGGTGCGCGGCGCGCGCGTGGGGATCGTCATCAGCGGCGGCAACGTCGACCTGCCGGCCTACGCCAAACTGCTCTCCATTTGA
- a CDS encoding complex I NDUFA9 subunit family protein, with translation MRILVIGGTGFIGRRLVARLSGGGQHQILVPTRSYGRGRDLQILPGVTLTADDVHDDATLDRLLRGCDAAVNLVGILHGKAGKPYGSDFARAHVTLPQRVAQACRRQGVRRLLHMSALGADSAGASMYQRSKGDGEAAVRKELEGWRDGGWTIFRPSVVFGPDDNFTNLFARLARWLPVLPLAGAHARMQPVYVGDVVAAMTAALDDTHACGKTYELGGPQVYTLGEIVRLCAAWSGHPRQVWPMPMGLGRLQALFFECLPGEPLMSRDNLDSLRSDNVCSGPMAPELRVVPTGLETVAPSYL, from the coding sequence ATGCGTATCCTTGTCATCGGCGGCACCGGCTTCATCGGCCGTCGCCTGGTCGCCCGGCTTTCCGGCGGCGGACAGCACCAGATCCTGGTGCCCACCCGTAGCTATGGCCGCGGGCGGGATCTGCAGATCCTGCCCGGCGTCACGCTCACGGCCGACGACGTCCACGACGACGCCACGCTGGACCGTCTGCTGCGCGGCTGTGACGCCGCCGTCAACCTGGTCGGCATCCTGCACGGCAAGGCCGGCAAGCCTTATGGCTCCGATTTCGCCCGTGCGCACGTGACGTTGCCGCAGCGGGTGGCGCAGGCCTGCCGGCGGCAGGGCGTGCGACGCCTGCTGCACATGAGCGCGCTGGGCGCCGATTCCGCCGGCGCCAGCATGTACCAGCGCTCCAAGGGCGATGGCGAGGCCGCCGTGCGCAAGGAGCTCGAAGGCTGGCGCGACGGCGGCTGGACCATCTTCCGTCCGTCCGTGGTGTTCGGCCCGGATGACAATTTCACCAACCTTTTCGCCCGCCTGGCGCGCTGGCTGCCCGTGCTGCCGCTGGCGGGCGCGCACGCGCGCATGCAGCCGGTCTATGTGGGCGACGTGGTGGCCGCGATGACGGCGGCGCTGGACGACACGCACGCCTGCGGCAAGACCTATGAGCTGGGCGGACCGCAGGTCTATACGCTGGGCGAGATCGTGCGCCTGTGCGCCGCCTGGAGCGGGCATCCGCGTCAGGTCTGGCCCATGCCGATGGGCCTGGGCCGCCTGCAGGCGCTGTTTTTCGAATGCCTGCCCGGCGAGCCGCTGATGTCGCGCGACAACCTGGATTCGTTGCGCAGCGATAACGTCTGTTCCGGACCGATGGCGCCCGAGCTGCGAGTGGTGCCGACCGGGCTGGAAACGGTGGCGCCCAGCTATCTGTAG
- the ruvA gene encoding Holliday junction branch migration protein RuvA: protein MIGRITGTLIEKLPPTVCVDVNGLGYDIDVPMSTLYALPENGARVTLYTHLTVREDAHILYGFATAGERSAFRELIKVSGIGARTALSVLSGLSVADLAQAITLQESGRLTRVPGIGKKTAERLLLEMRGKLGADIGAQAHATPDNQSDILNALLALGYSEKESLSALKTLPEGVGVSDGIKLALKALVR from the coding sequence ATGATCGGACGCATCACCGGAACCCTGATCGAGAAACTGCCGCCCACCGTCTGCGTGGACGTCAACGGACTGGGCTACGACATCGACGTGCCCATGAGCACGCTGTACGCGCTGCCCGAGAACGGCGCGCGCGTCACGCTCTACACGCACCTGACGGTGCGCGAGGACGCCCACATCCTGTATGGCTTCGCCACGGCCGGCGAACGCAGCGCCTTCCGCGAGCTGATCAAGGTCAGCGGCATCGGCGCGCGCACCGCGCTGTCGGTGCTGTCCGGCCTGTCGGTGGCCGACCTGGCCCAGGCCATCACGCTGCAGGAATCCGGCCGCCTGACCCGCGTGCCGGGCATCGGCAAGAAAACGGCGGAACGCCTGCTGCTGGAAATGCGCGGCAAGCTCGGCGCCGACATCGGCGCCCAGGCGCATGCCACGCCCGACAATCAATCGGACATCCTGAACGCGCTGCTGGCGCTGGGCTACTCGGAGAAGGAGTCGCTGTCGGCGCTGAAGACGCTGCCCGAAGGCGTGGGCGTGTCCGACGGCATCAAGCTGGCGCTCAAGGCGCTGGTGCGCTGA
- the ruvC gene encoding crossover junction endodeoxyribonuclease RuvC — translation MRILGIDPGLRRTGFGVVDADGMRLRYVASGTIVVPPSLALSERLKVILDNLRQVAQETRPDVAALEIVFLNTNPASTLLLGQARGAALCALADSALAVHEYTALQIKKAVVGTGRAAKEQVQMMVQHLLSLDGTPAPDSADALACAICHAHAGPLQDKLGRLGATLGGGQTRLRNGRLVG, via the coding sequence ATGCGCATCCTCGGCATCGATCCCGGCCTGCGCCGCACCGGCTTCGGCGTGGTCGATGCCGACGGCATGCGCCTGCGCTACGTCGCCAGCGGGACCATCGTGGTCCCGCCGTCGCTGGCGCTGTCCGAACGCCTGAAGGTCATCCTGGACAACCTGCGCCAGGTGGCGCAGGAAACCCGGCCGGACGTGGCCGCGCTGGAAATCGTCTTCCTGAACACCAACCCCGCCTCGACCCTGCTGCTGGGCCAGGCGCGGGGCGCGGCGCTGTGCGCGCTGGCCGACAGCGCGCTGGCCGTGCACGAATATACCGCGCTGCAGATCAAGAAAGCCGTGGTCGGCACCGGCCGCGCCGCCAAGGAGCAGGTGCAGATGATGGTCCAGCACCTGCTGTCCCTGGACGGCACGCCGGCCCCCGACTCGGCCGACGCGCTGGCCTGCGCCATCTGCCACGCGCACGCCGGGCCGCTGCAGGACAAGCTCGGCCGCCTGGGCGCGACGCTGGGCGGCGGCCAGACCCGGCTGCGCAACGGCCGCCTGGTCGGCTGA